One Nicotiana sylvestris chromosome 12, ASM39365v2, whole genome shotgun sequence genomic window carries:
- the LOC138882843 gene encoding uncharacterized protein, with product METSKALWNALEKKYKTEDAGLKKFVAARFLDFKMIDTRSVITQVQELQVIVHDLLAEGMVINEAFQVAAFIEKLPPLWKDFKNYLKHKRKEMTLEDLIVRLRIEEDNKNAEKKSRGNSTIMGANVVEEAPQNKKRKKASGPKNYPSRKKFKGNCHNCGRSGHKAVDCRAPKNDKKKKNQANMVEDEMEDLCAMLSECNLVGNPKEWWIDSGATRHVCANKDLFSSHAPAGPDETIFMGNSSTAKIEG from the exons atggaaacttcaaaagcatTATGGAATGCACtagagaagaagtacaagactgaggatgccggacttaagaagttcgtggctgcaaggtttttggatttcaagatgattgacactaggtccgtcataactcaagtccaagaattacaagtcattgtgcatgacctccttgctgaag gtatggtcataaatgaggcttttcaagtcgctgctttcattgaaaagttacctccgttgtggaaggattttaagaactatcttaaacacaagcggaaggagatgacactagaagacttgattgttcgtctgaggatagaagaagacaacaaaaatgctgaaaagaagtcacgtggaaactcgacaataatgggggcaaacgttgttgaggaggcgccacaaaataagaagaggaagaaggcttccggaccaaagaattacccaagcaggaaaaagttcaagggtaattgccacaactgtggaagatctgggcataaggccgtggattgtcgtgcgcccaagaatgataagaagaaaaagaatcaagctaacatggttgaagatgaaatggaagacttatgtgccatgttgtctgaatgcaatttggtaggaaatccaaaagaatggtggatagattctggagccacccgccatgtttgtgctaacaaggaTTTATTTTCTTCTCATGCCCCCGCAGGACCCGACGAGACAATCTTCATGGGAAATTCATCTACGGCCAAAATTGAAGGATGA